Within the Lacerta agilis isolate rLacAgi1 chromosome 15, rLacAgi1.pri, whole genome shotgun sequence genome, the region TTTGGCTAGTACAACTAATTCTTGTTTCATGGCCAGGAAAGGCAGATCAAAGAAAGCACAGAGCATGGATAAAATGTAATGACACATGAAGTGTGTATTATCAGTGCTGCCACCCACATTGCAGTCAAAATACCTTCCCCTGCTCTCCCACTTCAGATCACTTGTGCATCCCAAACTTCGCTAGCAAGCTTATTGGCTTGAGGGTCTTGCTCAAAGAGCTCGGTGCTTGACATCACTGACTTCAGAGTTTGATGGGTGGGAATGCTGCTCTCCAGGGAACCCTATCTGCTAACCATGCAGTTTGCCTTACAGTTTACATACAGATTCTTAACCTGTTGCATTCAGTATTGTGGGGAAAGGAATTCCAAGCCCTGAGCACTCCTGTTTGGAATCAGGGAAAGGAATGTAAGCTTTATTCCTTGAAGTGAGCCTCTTGGGGTGGCACTGGAATCGTTATGGATGCTTGGAAAGCAACACAAAAATGTTAATTTCGAAGCAAGAATGGGCCCCTAATGAGGGGGtgcctctgtgtgtttgtgttgaagGGGGTCATGCCACAAGAGATTTAAAGCATGACACATAATGTAATGCTTGGGAGAGCATAAATCTTGCTGCAGCATGGGCAGGTGCTGAGCTTGCCGCCGCCACCATGCTGAAGCACTGCAACCCACAGCCCCCTCCCGAATCCCCAATTATGTTCAAATATGCCTTATGTTATGGAGATCAGCTCTTGAAATGCTGCCAATACACCTTTGCTCCCTTTATCTGCTGTGTCCCACTCCCATCCCACTTCAGTCCTGGTACTCACTATATGTCTCGTGATATACCGGCACCTTATGGAGAGGGTGTCAATCTATATTATGTGCACAAATGCTTTCCAGTAGCTAGGGTGAGACCTTGCTGTGCTAAATTTCATCTGTGGCtctgagcagtgttagaaactgagatatgaaagctaggagctaaatggcaccttaaaccgaggttatgggcacaacaacagaatgtccagGCACAATTTttatataacaagaatacaaagctgaaaatgaatgaatattcTGAAGAGGGTCTCTttcccagtcttcagagagtagctggaagtggagaggcagggaaaagtcctctttccttccactctgtagTTTTAATCTCAAATCTTAGGTGCACTACTGTGTCCAGAGCTGAaaaactgctcgcactaatgaaattccctgtcacaaaatgcacctagaacaatgggggtTTTGAACACTGGCTCTGAGGTTTAAGCTGTTTTCATAAATGATGCACCAGGTTTTTTTGCCTCCCCTTCCTGCATCAGCAGTTCAAATGTAAAaaactggatggatggatgaatagaATATATTGGCTAAATGTCCATCTGAATTTAAAGTGTCTTTCATTCACTTTCTATCCATCTGGCTTTCTGTTCCAGTACACAGTATAGAAAGGAATCAGCCTAGTCATATCTGCATGAGCCATTTCTTTAAATAATGTTTGCCGTGCCATTTATGATTTACCGTAAACTAATAGCAAAGGAAACTGCGCTAAGAAGAACTGCTCTTACATCTTGGCTTATTCTTTCAATCTAATTGGTGTAAATACTCAGTTCAAGTTTGTTTTCTACAGCTAATGAAGAAAGCAGGACAAATGTGATAATATGCAGCCCTGCCTTTAAGACCAGGGCATCTGGCTTTAAACAAGACTCAGATTCTGTTAAATCAATTAACTTTGACTCTCCTAGACTTAGGAGAAAGGGCACCTGCACAAATAGAGTACAAACAGCTCTTCATAATGGAAAAATACAAACACCAAAGAACACCAAAGCAGAGCTTGGGGGAAGCAGCAGACAAGACGGCTTTGGGAGCAATAGGAGAATGTTGCTAGGGACGCCACTGTAGAGAACACTGCGCTGCAGCACTGAAATGAAGCCAAGATATTTTTCCATTACCTTGGCCCAAAGTCATGATTAACTCTATGACTTCCCTGTCTAAAACACTCTTTCAGTTCAATTGAGATTTTGATGCTTCAGGATGGGCACTTTTGCATCCCAGCTAAACCACAAATGTGGAAAATATTCATAAGAAGGCATACTGTTTCATGCATTTTTCAGCAACCACAATTTTCTGCAGAAAGGTTGTAGGGTTTTTTGTACCAGAAGCACAACCTAGAGGGAATAAATCCATACTCTGCCCCACACTAGAGTACACATGTGTGTGGGGATTGCCTGAACAAGTGATTGTACATGATACAAGGACAAAATGAATTAAGACAAGTCTGGCTGTTGAATCATCACATATCATAACGCctagcaacaaacaaacagaaggaggGACTTTTGTATCAGGTCTTCTACTGGAGACCTTGTATGCTTCTTACTGCAAATACTTTTCCGATGAAGCTAAAATAACTCATGAATTCTGGAAGAATGGTAAAATGTTCTATTCTGTTCCAGTCATAACACTTTCTAAAGTAATGTCAACTGCTgtcaaaataatgtatataaacattttgaaacaaaaacaagaactaTTCTAAAATAATCTGTTTTGGTTGACTGCAAATAAACTGTCACATAACTTCCTTGCTTTCTTTCCACTGCCAGagggaaaaaaattatatattccTTGGAGCTTGTCTTCCctattaaataataaatgttgctactgcatgttttattattattatttacatcatTTCTATACTGCGCAATGTATTACAATATCTCTAAGTtgtgtacagaaaactgaagtgACAACTTAAACAAGTTGTGGGCAGTGTGGGAAAGCAAAATGAAGATGGACCTTTCATTGGATTGAGCAGGGCTCCCCATGTTCTAAAATCCTTTTGCTAAAACAAATGGAAGGAAATCTGTGCTGATAACCTTTTGCCAGGACAAATAGAAAGGCATGGTTTTGATAACCTTGCTACAACTTTTGGAAGGTACAAATCTCAGCAAATGGGGAAAGaggctgcttttgttttgcttttttgcaattTAGCCTTGAATGAATTTAATAGCAATTTAGCCTTGACTTCTTGCTCAGAGGATCAGCATTTGTAGCTTTTTCTAATTTCCCTCAAACACGCACAAGACGGATCAAATTTCCTACTAGGTTTAATTTAAAACTTGCCGGAACAGGTTTTATGACCCTAAGTACTgaacaagcatttttttaaaaaaaagaaaaggtgatCAGTGCAACCCCTCATGGTGGGACAACAACCAAGCATATATACTTGCCCTTGTAGCTAAACCACCTCTGTCACAGGTAAACAGCACCCAGacattgcaggtgtgtgtgtgtgtaaagccgTTGATGTGAGAAAGGAAGCATAATATGTGGTGAACAAAGAATAGCCTTCAAACTGAATTAGGTTATCAGGTCTCCTGAGGTTCAGAGTACAGAACTTGAGTCCTCAAGGGTAGTCCTTGTGGAAAATGGAGCACTGCTTGGGAAAGAAAGCTCATGCTGTTCTTAATGTGGTATAGGCAATTGAGAagaacgtgggtggcactgtggtctaaaccaccgagcctcttgggcttgctgatcgtaaggtgggtggttcgaatccctttgacggggtgagctcccgttgctctgtcccagttcctgccaaccaagcagttcgaaagcaggcctgtgcaagtagctaaataggtaccactgcagcaggaaggtaaacggtgtttccgtgcgctctggcacttgtcacagtcctccatgtgccagtagcagtttagtcatgctggccacatgacctggaaaaccgtctgcggacaaacgccggttccctagGCCTGAATGCGAGAttagcgccacaccccatagtcgcctttgactggactaactgttcaggggtcctttacctttaccttataggcAATTGAGTTaggactgtgatggcctgggttcaaatcctcacacatccaggaagctcactggatgaccttggtcCATTCCCTCCCTCTTAGCTAACCTCTTAGCCACAATCTTGTTGTGGGATAAAATTGCGGGGAGTAAGAGAGCAATGtagcaccaccttgagctccttagaagaacATGATATAACTAGATTAAATTTCATTAAAAGGCTGAAAAAAGCAGCATCCACTactttccttcctgcttccaGAGATCATTTGCTATGCTATGTGCATGTTCACCTCTCAGTCAGTCTATCCCACAATGAGGGAATAGAGAACGCCAGGGCTGGAACAAACTGTGGAGATATAAAAAGATGGTTTATATTTGGCTATGTGGAATTTCCAGGCTCACAGGTAGTCTACCTCAGGAACCAATTACTGGTAGGAGAGACTAGGAAAAAAGGGCAGGGAGACAGCTGTTGATTCCATGTCTTGCTTGGGGGCTGCTGAACTAGACGGCCCTTTGTGTTAACTTTAAAAGTGCATAAGAGACAATTCTGCAGGGTGGGGATGTCATAACAAATGTTTCTGCTTCCTTAAACCTCATCTTCCAAAGTCTCTGAAGCAAGGACTTTTTAACAAAGCAAGCATTTTAAGTCAATATCTTCCCAGAGTTCCCTCTGCATTGgaattgttttgaatttttttttttattacttgtttgccaccctggactccctttggaagggcaggatataaagtaataaataaatgcatcctgtttctgcctactcagaagtaaccctgAGTTTAAGGGACTTACTCCCACATGAGCGTAGCCAAGGGAGGGGGACAAATGCCCCCCAAatcagtaaaaatcaatacaaatcttaggttctgccccctccccctaacaaaagcccTCAGGAAATCCTAGCTATGCCCATGTACTCCCATGAAAATGTACAGCCTTAAAACCCCAAAACTTTGGGTCAAACCTTGAGACCTGCCCTCCCCCTGAAGCTTAACAATCTGCTGAATACTTTTCAATTCCATCAGGCTCATGCAGGCATTTAAAATACATCCTTTCATAATAGTTAGCTGATTCTTAACATTTCATGTGGTTTTTAATGTATGCTTTGCTTTTGCGTATCACTGGTGTCTGATGTTTTACATGGGGCAAAGAAAGGCAAACCTTTACACATAGCAAAATTACTGGTTTCCTCTGGATTTTCCTTCTATATAAAAGAAACGTGTTGTTTCTCTCACTCTATCTTGTAATAACATTATCTAAATAACACTTTCAATGAAATAGCAGACAGGATTCCttcttcacttttttaaaatgctacccccacactccccccccccaagtgtgaaTTTCATCGTGAAATTTCACCtcagatttaaaataacaaaagagTCTTTTGTCTacatttgcccccccccgccccgcctttCAAATGAGGGAGAGAATCCCCTCAAGAAAAAAGGCGGGGAAAATTATACCCCCTCGTCACAATAATACACTCTCCTTTAAACCTGGGACCCCGCCCATCACAGATCACGTCACCTACTAAAAGCCGGGCAGCATCCGTCCTCCCGCCTACTATTATCCTCCCACTGTATTGGGGCGGGGTTGCCCCCTCTCAACGGCCTCGGCAAAGCCATGCCCCCTCGGCACTCTCTATCAACGCCCAGTGGCGTTTTTCAAAACTGCCCAATCGTGGCACGGAGGCGAAAAACAACAACGACGACGAGCAATCACGCGCTGGGCGGTTTTTAAACGTCCGTTGGGTTCCCTGGGTTGATTGGCTGCGGAGCGTTGGCCCCGCCTACCAAAATGGCGGCGCCCATCAGCGCGAAGGTAAGAGCTTCGGAGGCAGCGGCGAGTGGGAGCTATTGCTAGACTTAACGGGATCGATCTCCCCACCTTCCTTATTCCGCTGCTTGCAAGTAAGAGAGGGGGAAGCAAGAATGGTGGCAACGGTTGTCAAGGCGAGGAGTGGATGCTGTCCCCTCCCCTTGGGGAAGGGGGCTATGGAGGGAGACCTACCCGGTCTGGGCTCCAGTACCCTAAGCTGACTTCAAAGACTTCTTCAAGGAGCCCCCTCAGGGGGAGGGGATTTCACTGGAGCCTTCCGTCCCCTCCCCTGCATGCGTCCCTAGTACACTAGCGGGCATGTCCTAACTTGCCTCCCCCGTCTACTGTGTTCCCCGCTTTTTTCGCCACAGGGGTCTGATAAGAATCTCACCTTTCGTCAGATGGGGGTCTGCCGTATTTTCCCCATGCAAAGAAAAACACACTCGCTTCTACCACTTTTGATGTCGGCATAATCCTTAAATAAAAAGCTCAGCAGGAAGAAAGAAGCTCTCACTTGTAGCATATGGGGACATTTGCTTAGATCTCAATAACTCTGAGTGAAGTGAGAGTATTTTTTTCTTGTCAAGTGACTGATTTAGGAGCCAGACGTGCTGACCTCGGAAAATGGAACTGTTGCTACCTGGTCTGAAATAAATACATTGTATATTCTAATTGGAGAGAGATGTAACTAAAAGCAACTCCTCTTCCAATTGGGCATTCCTACAAATTTTAAAAGAAGGGATTAAGCCTCAAGGACAAGGAACCATCGATGTTTGTCTTCAGTGCACTTTCCATTTTGATGCCAAAGCCAGTCCCTTATTTCATAAAACTCTGAAATATGTAAAATCCATTCCTAGGATACTGGGACCTCTCCTTTCAGTCTTTGGGGAAGTGGTGCAGCTCCCTTCAGTGGCAATCAGACTCTTGTCAGTCCAATTATTCCTATTTTTGCCAGGTCTCCATGTGGAGCTCCACTATGGATCTAGTGTTTCTGGTTATCAATGGCTTGTGGGAATGATTTTGGATCTCTTGGTTGTCTTGCTGGATGTCAacttcttcctcttttccacactagTGTCCTTCCTCGTATGGCTCATTGCATTTGTTTATAGCCTGCCCAATACCTTGGTTGCTTGTGTGATCCAGTGCTGGAATGGGACTACGTTATCCTTGCTATGCATAGCCGAGGCATTGTATTATTGACTCTGGGCTCTGTGCACACCATCGTCAACATGCTGCGGGGCTTCTTCTCCAGCATGGAGAGCTTGAAAGTAGTGGGCCACCTGTCCACCCACCTGACGCTTAAAAGCAAAGAAATTATGCACCGTGGTTTCTGGAACCTGGTTGGATCTGGCCAGTCACTTCTCAGGCAAGTGTGTGAAGTGTGTGCCATCGTCATGAGCCTTGTGGCTTACTTCGTTAACAGCATCATCAACATCTGCCTCATTGGAACCCAGAACCTTTTCTCTCTGGGACTGGCCCTGTGGGAAACTGTTGTTGGCCCCTTTCTGAGGGTCACCGATATTTTTGCAGCTTTTGTTGCACGGCTGTCCAGCAGTGCCATCGCTATGGCCATCCTCCTGTGGACTCCCTGCCAGTTAGCGTTTGATCTGGTGGCCTCTGGGAGCAAGCTGCTGCTTAATGTTTTCTTCCTCAACCTCTATGGTTTGATGTTGCTGTCTGTGATTCTTGCCACCAGCATCTTAATCCTCAACCCTCAGCTGACCGTGGACACTGGCAAGCCAAATGTCTGGCTATTTAAACACCATGCCTTCTTACCAGCGCCTGCTCAGAGACATGCGCCGCCTGTATCAGATTGTACTCTTGTCATTGGAGATGGTCTTGAGCTCGCAAGCTTGGCGCAGGTTAGCTGACTGGAGCCTCCAGATGGCTAGCTGGAACAGAGGTGGCAGGGGAGGAAACCACCATGTGGAACAAGAGCAACAGCTTTTGATTGAGGGCAACCAAGAAAGGCAAGGAGGACCGGCTGTAGTTCAGGGACCAGCTCCTCCTGGAGCAACTCATCCAAGAAGACAAGGGCCACCTGTGACCAATCAGCAGGCTGTACCCCGTGCCCGCCAAAcatggcaggcagcagctcgAGGGAGCAGGAACCAGCACAGAACAGAAGATGATCTGGAATCAACTACACAACGGAGTCTGCAGTCAGGGCAGCACCTGCAGCCTCCTGGTGAAGGACCAAGCACATCACATGCCAAACCTAGAACAAAAGAGCAGCTTAATGCTCTGGAGGACGACGATGACCCATGGCTTCTTCTCAAAGAACAAGAAGAGCGGAAGAAATGTGTCATCTGCCAGGACCAAACAAAGACAGTTTTGCTACTTCCCTGCCGGCATCTTTGCCTCTGCCAACAATGCACTGAAATCCTGCTGCAGCAGGCCATATACCAGCGCAACTGCCCACTCTGCCGGCAGATGATCCTGCAGACTCTCAATGTCTACCTGTGACCTATGTGGAGGGGatagctttttccacattccttcAAGCTTTCCATGTGCGTTGGCCAAAGCATGTGGGGCTGCTGGCATTTTGTACCTGCTGCTTTCTATGGCAGCTGGTTGACAGCAGCTTTATGCTGATTGTTGATATTGGCAATGGCTACCCTTTTTATTTCCAAAGAACTATTGCAGTCAGTGCAGCTTGGAAATACTATGGATGGTTTCTATGCAcctctgttttcattttcttgttGCTGCCACTAGCCGATCACAGTAATCATCTAGAACTTGCTGTTGCTAAAGATGTTGAGCCATCATGGTGAATATACAAAagtgtggctttaaaaaaacaacaactggtaaCATGTCAGCCAGAAGCTGACAAGTAATTAAGGTAGATTTCTGGTAAGGAGCTACCTGTTGCAAAGAGAGCGGGTGCTGAAATTGTAGATTTTTTGGGGTTTCCTATAACTTAgcatgtaaacaacaacaacaacaacccatagcAGGCTTGTTTGGTAAACACTTGTGAAAAATATGTTAATCCTTCCCTCATTCTTTTATTGGGGGTATGAAACAATATTCTCACCCCAGAATTTCTTTCTAGAGCAGAAgaatgttcctggactacagctcctgtaatccctgaccatcagccatgctgactaggctgatgggagttggagtccaataacgtCTAGAGAGCCATAAGTTTCCCACCTATGTTATAATAGTGAGACTTCAGCAACCTGAAACTGACCAGAAGGTTAGTTTCATGTTTCTCTTCAGAATATTGTCTAGTTACCTTAACATGTATTTGTGCATTCTGTAGTAGGAAAGTTCATACTTCCAAGCACTGGTGTGTAGATTTCTGACAGGTGCTAATACATAGAAAGGCTCACTAATTTAGcttgcacttttaaaaaccatGCACCACGGAATTCCTACTTTCAAGAAGTACTTCGCAATACCCAGTGAGCATCTTTTTGATGTGTAATTTTGAAAGAGCTGTGGCAGCACTGTCATTTCTCACCCCCCTCCAGGTTTTCTGTGCTCATTTGTTTCAAGACTTCATATAAAAAGCAAGCTGGACACCAAATGTGCAGCTGTGGAGCACAGAGACACCACACACAGTAGTTCACTAGCAAGCTGAAGTCAGGATCCTCTTGTTTCTGCTGGCATGCAACTTCCACAGGTCACCTATGCAAAACTATTACATTCCAGCTTTATTGCACAACTGATTGATTGATATATATTTTCACTCTTTGGGGTCCAGTTGGGGAAAGCTATATGTAACCAAATATAGTCGTAACAAGTGGCAAGCCTCTTATCAACAGTGCTGGAGACTGCATGGTTTGACTCCAGGCAATGTTAAGTCTCTGGTGTGGACTGATACTACGATAAAGCTTTTTATGACTACTTGTCTGGGTAAGATTTGAACAGGGTGGTGACCTCG harbors:
- the LOC117059950 gene encoding LOW QUALITY PROTEIN: E3 ubiquitin-protein ligase RNF26-like (The sequence of the model RefSeq protein was modified relative to this genomic sequence to represent the inferred CDS: inserted 1 base in 1 codon; deleted 3 bases in 2 codons), with amino-acid sequence MWSSTMDLVFLVINGLGMILDLLVVLLDVNFFLFSTLVSFLVWLIAFVYSLPNTLVACVIQCWNGTTLSLLCIAEAXVLLTLGSVHTIVNMLRGFFSSMESLKVVGHLSTHLTLKSKEIMHRGFWNLVGSGQSLLRQVCEVCAIVMSLVAYFVNSIINICLIGTQNLFSLGLALWETVVGPFLRVTDIFAAFVARLSSSAIAMAILLWTPCQLAFDLVASGSKLLLNVFFLNLYGLMLLSVILATSILILNPQLTVTLASQMSGYLNTMPSYQRLLRDMRRLYQIVLLSLEMVLSSQAWRRLADWSLQMASWNRGGRGGNHHVEQEQQLLIEGNQERQGGPAVVQGPAPPGATHPRRQGPPVTNQQAVPRARQTWQAAARGSRNQHRTEDDLESTTQRSLQSGQHLQPPGEGPSTSHAKPRTKEQLNALEDDDDPWLLLKEQEERKKCVICQDQTKTVLLLPCRHLCLCQQCTEILLQQAIYQRNCPLCRQMILQTLNVYL